The Oreochromis niloticus isolate F11D_XX linkage group LG15, O_niloticus_UMD_NMBU, whole genome shotgun sequence genome includes a region encoding these proteins:
- the cgrrf1 gene encoding cell growth regulator with RING finger domain protein 1 isoform X2, with protein sequence MVQVTNPFALELGSGSASVIDGVLVRPCCLESCVLSCFWGCEVSTLQGVLHAHQHGMMLSTHQHFQEALNLHYYYCQKFHISSEDRAERHTQIPADQGITDFGPLPRQRYPLVAVLTLEEAQDRHLNDIVASVIVIHVPDDKYKLSARILFQYLLTSQGSMYELKPLFMSADSGGMSGSADPGHTSTPSDTECEDQIPVMEEEEEGWSEGTQGRDCVVCQNAAVNRVLLPCRHACMCDSCVSFFQHCPICRAFVQESFALTQSTDCQ encoded by the exons ATGGTTCAGGTGACCAATCCCTTCGCCCTAGAGTTGGGTTCTGGATCAGCAAGTGTTATTG ATGGTGTGCTGGTGAGACCTTGTTGTCTTGAGTCCTGTGTCCTGAGCTGTTTCtggggctgtgaggtcagtacCCTACAAGGAGTGCTACATGCCCACCAGCATGGCATGATGCTCAGCACCCACCAGCATTTCCAGGAAGCCCTGAACCTTCACTACTACTATTGCCAGAAATTCCA TATCAGCAGTGAAGATAGAGCAGAGCGGCACACACAGATCCCCGCTGATCAGGGCATCACCGATTTTGGACCACTGCCAAGACAGCGCTACCCTCTCGTGGCTGTGCTGACCCTGGAAGAGGCACAAGACAGACACTTGAACGACATT GTGGCTAGTGTCATAGTTATTCATGTTCCTGATGACAAATACAAGCTTTCTGCACGGATTCTCTTCCAGTACCTCCTCACTTCACAAGGGAGCATGTACGAGTTAAAG CCTCTTTTCATGTCTGCTGACAGCGGGGGGATGTCTGGGTCTGCTGATCCGGGCCACACTTCCACACCCAGTGACACTGAGTGCGAGGATCAGATCCCagtgatggaggaggaggaggagggctggTCAGAGGGGACGCAGGGCAGAGACTGTGTGGTGTGTCAGAATGCAGCAGTGAACAGGGTGCTGCTGCCCTGCAGACACGCCTGCATGTGTGACAGCTGCGTGTCCTTCTTCCAGCACTGCCCCATCTGTAGAGCCTTTGTCCAGGAGTCATTTGCGCTGACACAGAGCACTGACTGTCAGTGA
- the cgrrf1 gene encoding cell growth regulator with RING finger domain protein 1 isoform X1, giving the protein MAGVFLATLYEYSPLFYISVVSLCFVVTAAMVLGWFGFDVPVILRSYDEQEPSLPAAEKQMVQVTNPFALELGSGSASVIDGVLVRPCCLESCVLSCFWGCEVSTLQGVLHAHQHGMMLSTHQHFQEALNLHYYYCQKFHISSEDRAERHTQIPADQGITDFGPLPRQRYPLVAVLTLEEAQDRHLNDIVASVIVIHVPDDKYKLSARILFQYLLTSQGSMYELKPLFMSADSGGMSGSADPGHTSTPSDTECEDQIPVMEEEEEGWSEGTQGRDCVVCQNAAVNRVLLPCRHACMCDSCVSFFQHCPICRAFVQESFALTQSTDCQ; this is encoded by the exons ATGGCAGGGGTGTTTCTAGCCACACTCTACGAGTACTCTCCGCTCTTTTATATTAGTGTGGTGTCGCTTTGTTTCGTTGTAACCGCGGCTATGGTCCTCGGCTG GTTTGGCTTTGACGTTCCAGTTATACTTCGCAGCTATGATGAGCAAGAGCCCAGCTTACCAGCCGCTGAGAAACAGATGGTTCAGGTGACCAATCCCTTCGCCCTAGAGTTGGGTTCTGGATCAGCAAGTGTTATTG ATGGTGTGCTGGTGAGACCTTGTTGTCTTGAGTCCTGTGTCCTGAGCTGTTTCtggggctgtgaggtcagtacCCTACAAGGAGTGCTACATGCCCACCAGCATGGCATGATGCTCAGCACCCACCAGCATTTCCAGGAAGCCCTGAACCTTCACTACTACTATTGCCAGAAATTCCA TATCAGCAGTGAAGATAGAGCAGAGCGGCACACACAGATCCCCGCTGATCAGGGCATCACCGATTTTGGACCACTGCCAAGACAGCGCTACCCTCTCGTGGCTGTGCTGACCCTGGAAGAGGCACAAGACAGACACTTGAACGACATT GTGGCTAGTGTCATAGTTATTCATGTTCCTGATGACAAATACAAGCTTTCTGCACGGATTCTCTTCCAGTACCTCCTCACTTCACAAGGGAGCATGTACGAGTTAAAG CCTCTTTTCATGTCTGCTGACAGCGGGGGGATGTCTGGGTCTGCTGATCCGGGCCACACTTCCACACCCAGTGACACTGAGTGCGAGGATCAGATCCCagtgatggaggaggaggaggagggctggTCAGAGGGGACGCAGGGCAGAGACTGTGTGGTGTGTCAGAATGCAGCAGTGAACAGGGTGCTGCTGCCCTGCAGACACGCCTGCATGTGTGACAGCTGCGTGTCCTTCTTCCAGCACTGCCCCATCTGTAGAGCCTTTGTCCAGGAGTCATTTGCGCTGACACAGAGCACTGACTGTCAGTGA
- the psmc6 gene encoding 26S proteasome regulatory subunit 10B, whose protein sequence is MADTREKALQDYRKKLLEHKEVDGRLKELREQLREQTKQYEKSENDLKALQSVGQIVGEVLKQLTEEKFIVKATNGPRYVVGCRRQLDKSQLKPGTRVALDMTTLTIMRYLPREVDPLVYNMSHEDPGSVSYSEIGGLSEQIRELREVIELPLTNPELFQRVGIIPPKGCLLYGPPGTGKTLLARAVASQLDCNFLKVVSSSIVDKYIGESARLIREMFNYARDHQPCIIFMDEIDAIGGRRFSEGTSADREIQRTLMELLNQMDGFDTLHRVKMIMATNRPDTLDPALLRPGRLDRKIHIELPNEQARLDILKIHSSPITKHGEIDFEAIVKLSDGFNGADLRNVCTEAGLFAIRSDREYVTQEDFMKAVRKVADSKKLESKLDYKPV, encoded by the exons ATGGCGGACACTAGAGAAAAAGCGCTGCAGGACTACAGGAAAAAATTGCTGGAACACAAAGAAGTTGATGGGCGACTAAAAGAAT TGAGAGAGCAGCTGCGAGAACAGACCAAACAGTACGAGAAATCAGAGAATGATCTCAAGGCTCTCCAAAGCGTCGGTCAG ATTGTTGGAGAAGTGCTCAAACAACTCACTGAGGAGAAAT TCATTGTAAAGGCTACCAATGGACCCCGATATGTGGTTGGATGTCGCAGGCAG TTGGACAAATCCCAGCTGAAGCCAGGGACCAGAGTGGCTCTGGACATGACTACGCTTACTATCATGAG gtaCCTGCCCAGAGAGGTGGACCCCCTGGTATACAACATGTCCCATGAGGACCCTGGCAGTGTCTCCTATTCTGAGATCGGAGGCTTGTCTGAACAGATCCGTGAGCTGAGAGAG GTGATTGAGCTCCCACTGACCAACCCTGAGCTTTTTCAGAGAGTTGGCATCATTCCTCCTAAAGGCTGTCTGCTGTATGGGCCCCCAG GCACTGGGAAAACTCTTCTTGCTAGAGCTGTGGCCAGTCAACTGGACTGCAATTTCCTGAAG GTGGTGTCCAGCTCCATTGTGGACAAGTACATTGGTGAGAGTGCCAGGCTGATCAGAGAAATGTTCAACTATGCCAGGGACCACCAGCCATGCATCATCTTCATGGATGAGATTGATGCCATTG GTGGCCGACGTTTCTCAGAGGGAACCTCAGCTGACAGAGAGATTCAGAGGACTTTGATGGAG ctCTTGAATCAGATGGACGGCTTCGACACATTGCACAGAGTCAAGATGATCATGGCCACCAACAGACCTGACACTCTCGACCCTGCCCTGCTGCGGCCTGGCAGACTGGACCGCAAAATTC ACATTGAACTGCCCAATGAGCAGGCTCGTCTTGACATCCTTAAGATTCACTCCAGTCCTATCACCAAGCATGGAGAAATAG ATTTTGAAGCCATTGTGAAGCTGTCAGATGGTTTCAATGGAGCTGACCTGAGAAACGTGTGCACAGAAGCAG GGTTATTTGCCATCCGCTCAGACCGTGAATACGTAACTCAGGAGGACTTTATGAAGGCCGTGAGGAAGGTGGCGGACTCAAAGAAGCTCGAGTCTAAGCTGGACTACAAACCTGTATAA